The sequence below is a genomic window from Magnetococcales bacterium.
GAACCCGCTGCCTATGCCGCCTGCGCCCTGGAAGAACTCGGCATCGAACCCACAGCCGAAGGAACCGCCTATGCCGTGTTCGATTTTGGGGGCGGCAGTACCGATTTTGATTTTGGCGTCTACCGGTTTCCGGCCCCGGATGAAGAACAGCAAGGTTATGAAAGGGTCATCAAACACTTTGGTGCCAGCGGCGACATGTACCTGGGCGGGGAAAACCTGATTGCCAATCTGGTCTATCTGACTTTCCTGGACAACCTGGAGGTGTGCCGGGAACACCATATTCCCTTTTCCATTCCCCATGAGGCGGAAATTTTTCCGGGTCATGAACCCTTTCTGGATCACTCGCACGTGGCCCGCACCAACACGGCCCTGATGATGGCCAAGGTGCGCCAGGTCTGGGAAGATTTTCAGTGGCAGGTCGAGGCGGAACAGACCGGCGATCCCCAGTCCGGTCAGCTCCGGCGGCGACGCCTCTCCGATACCATCGGTGACCTTCTGAACCAGGCGATCATCGACAGCGATTTTCGCATGGACCCGACCACCGATTGTTTCCAGGATGCACGTGCCCGGTTTTCCGTTGATGTGGAGCTGCTGAACCGGGATCGTGCCCGGGTCCAGGTGCAGGTCACGGTCGATCAGAATCGCCTGAACCATTTTCTGGTCCAGCGGGTTGGCAAGGGGATTGAACGGTTTTTCATGGCCATGACCCAGGCCTTCGCCAATCGGGAGATCCAACCCCGGGAAGTTCACATTCTCCAGGCCGGCAACTCCAGCCGCTCCCTGCTCGTGCAGGCCCTGTTTGCCACGATTCTGCAAGAACGCATGTTCAAATGGGAACCCCCCCTGCGCGGCATCAACAAAAATCCGACTCTCGATAAAATCCGCCAAAGCATCCCTTTTTCCCATTTCATCGTGCATCGCCCGCCACAGGGCAATCCCGACGACCCCTTCAGCCCCACAGCCAAAACCGGGGTGGCCATCGGTCTCCTGAAACTGATTCCCGGCGAAACCCTGCTCGCCATCGCCCCGGATGCGGCCAATCTCCCCGGAGAAGCCCCTTTCCGGTACTTCGTTGGCCGGTTGAAGGGGGGCATGTTCCAGACAGTCCTGAAACAAAATGCGCCCTACCACATCTGGCAGGAACTGGGTATTCCCACCCGGGGGGCATTTGTTCTGGTGTACTCCACCTCACCCCAGGCCGGATTCGGCACATTGCGGCGTGGTGCCCGGGAGATTCAGGAAAAAATCCTGAGCCTCCCTCCCGGTTGCGATGACAAACACCTGTTTGTCCAGGCCACCGGTCCCAATCGGATCGAAATTGTCCTGGCCGAAACCATCGAACAGATTCTCAAACGCCCGGAAACCGTGACCCACCAGGAACCCATCCTGTTGTCCTGATCCGGTCTTTCTGCCAACAAAATTTGCTTTTTCTTGCGACAGTCCGTTGCAATATAACTTTATCTCCTCTAAAACCTCAGCAGCCTCTGTTTTTCGTTGGCCGCGTCGATTGGCGATTGGCCGGGGGTGGTTGCATTGAATTGTCGAAGGAATTTATGTACCGACGGGACTGTTCTTGTTGGATCAGGGGATTCACAGTACCTCCTGTCCAGGGTTGACAGGAGAGAGTCAACATTTGCAGATAGACGGGGATTTGTTGATGAATAAGCCGACCGTTCTGGAAGGACCCGACCCGTGTCTGACCCTCTCCGATGATGCGGTGTCCATGCCGCCATCGTTTCGGGTTTCCCGGGATGTTGCGCTGCCCAAATACCTGGAAGAGACCTACTGGTGGGCCTATCTGCATCCGACTGGTGTCCGCTTTTTCGAGCGACAATGGATCGTCAACATGATCCTCTGGGGCAATTTTGTGGAGTTGCGCAACGCGGCATTGGCGGAAATTGGTGCGGAAATCCATGGAAATACAGCACAGTTGGCCTGCGTTTACGGTGACTTCACCCTGGAGGTGGCCCGCCGCCTGACCCCGGGTGCCACCCTTGACGTGGTGGATGTCGCCCCCGTGCAACTGGAAAATCTGGAACGCAAACTGGGTATCCATCCCCAGGTCCGGCTCCATCATCAGGATTCGACCAACCTCACCTTTGCCGATGCCAGCTTCGATCACGTCGTGGTCTTTTTTCTCCTCCATGAGCAGCCCGCCGAAGCACGCGCCCGAACCGTGCAAGAAGCCTTGCGGGTTGCCCGTCCGGGAGGTAAGGTGATCTTCATGGATTACCATGAACCCAGTCTGATCAATCCGTTCAGGTATGTCATGATTCCCATCCTGACCACCCTGGAACCCTTCGCCATGGAAATGTGGCGGGAAGAGATCACCGACTGGATCCCCAAGGATATGCCCATTCACGGCATCCACAAGGAGACCTACTTCGGCGGTCTCTACCAGAAACTGGTCGTCATCCGGTAAACAAATCATGGACACTCCCGTTTGTGTGTACGTCGGCGACAATCTCGGACGCTATGGCTTCGGGGATGGACATCCGTTCGGCCCGCAGCGTCTGGAAGCCTTCTGGAGCGAAGCCCAACGCCAGGGATTGCACCTGCGTGCCTCCATCCAGGAACCCGTCCAGGCTGCCCGCGAAACCATCGAGCTGTTTCACAAACCTGCCTACGTCAACCAGGTTGCCCGCCAGTCGGTCACCGGGCAGGGTTACCTGGACTATGGCGATACCCCCGCCTTTGTCGGAGTCTACGAGGCGGCATCCTATGTGGTCGGTTCAACCCTGGACGCCGTGGATAAAATCATGCAGGGTCGGTTCCGGCGCGGCTTCATTCCGATTGCCGGCCTGCATCACGCCCGCCCGGAACGCGCCGGCGGCTTTTGCGTCTTCAACGATCCGGGCGTGGCCGTCATGGTCCTGCGCCATAAATACGGCCTGCAACGCATCGCCTACGTCGATATCGATGCCCACCATGGCGATGGCGTCTTCTATCCCTTCGAAGCCGATCCCGATCTCATTTTTGCCGACCTGCACGAAGATGGTCAGTTTCTCTATCCCGGTACCGGCCACGCCCACGAAACCGGTCAAGGACCGGCAAAAGGCACCAAGTTGAACATTCCCCTGCCACCGTTCGCCAGTGATGCCCAGTTTTTTCAGGAGTGGCCCCGGGTGGAGGCCCTGATCCGCGAAGGCAGGCCTGAATTCATTATTTTGCAATGCGGTGCCGACTCCATCGATGGCGACCCGATCACCCACATGCGTTACTCCCTGGCCCCGCATGCCCATGCGGCCACATCCCTGTGCAAACTGGCCGAAGAACTCGGACATGGCCGCGTCATCGGTGTCGGTGGGGGGGGATACAATCTACGCAATATTGGCCAGGGGTGGAGTGCCGTCCTCCAGGCCATGCTGGAAACCCCGGTCGGTTCTTCCTGAAGTTCCCCTCCAACGATACGAAGGCCATGAGCAAACCCGCTGACAATCTGGAGCCTTTTGTTGCATGCGGGTCGGTGGCATTGACCAAACCCGCAGGCAATCCGGATGCTTTTTTTCCACGCGGATCGGTGGTGTTGGTGGGCGCAGGCCCGGGAGACCCCGATCTGTTGACCCTCGGTGCCATGAAAGTCATCCAGGTCGCCGACAGCGTGGTCTATGACTCCCTGGTCTCCCCGGAAATCCAGGCGTTGATCCCCAAAAATTGCGAAATGGTCTTTGCCGGAAAACGGGGTGGACGCCCTTCCACCAGGCAGGCCGACATTTCCGAAACCCTGGTGCGTCTTGCCCGTGAAAACAAGCGGGTGGTCCGTCTCAAGGGGGGCGATCCCTTCATGTTCGGTCGCGGGGGAGAAGAGGCGTGCTGTCTCGTGCGGGAACAGATTCCCTTTCGCGTCATTCCCGGCATTACCGCCGGCGTGGCCGGACCCGCCTATGCCGGTATTCCCATCACTCACCGGGGCATCAATGCCAATGTCGGGTTTTTTACCGGCCATGAACAGATGGAAGAACAAAACACCGAAGGCGAGGCCACCTCGACCATGGATTGGGAAGCCATCGGCCAATCCTTTCCGGTGCTGGTTTTGTACATGGCCATGAAAAACATCGGCTTCATTGCCAAACGACTCATTCAGGGCGGCAGGTCACCAGAGACACCGGTGGCGTTTATCCGCTGGGCCACAACGTCCAAACAAGCCACTCGCATCACCACCCTCAAAAACGCCCAGCGCGATGTCGTCGAACTTGACCTCAAACCTCCCGCCATTATCGTGATTGGCGAGGTGGTCAATTTTCGCAAGTCACTCGCCTGGTTCACCGACCACACCCTGGAAAGAGCTGCTGACACCTGACAAAGATCGAACTGTCGCAATCATGGCTGGTGGCAGCGCCAGAACAAGGATATGCCTCTCATGACAAAGACATTCAACCTGCCTGAACTGGGTGAAAACATTCATGGCGGCGATCTGGTGCGCGTGACCGTTGTGGTGGGAGACAGGGTCACACCCGGTCATCCCTTGCTGGAAATCGAGACCGACAAGGCGGTCATCGAAGTACCCGCCGACTTGACCGGCATCGTGACGGAAATTCTGGTTCAACCGGGAACCAAAGTACAGGTAGGCCAGCCCGTGTTATCCGTGGAGATAACCGAGTCTGTCGTGACTTCGGCCCCTGGCACTCCCCCTGTCCCCAACACCGCGCCCGTTGCCAACGCCGTTGTTGCCCCTGCACCCGTTGCCGTTGCTGCACCCGCAGCGGCTTCTTCCCCTGCGCCCGTTGCCAACACCGTTGTTGCCCCTGCGCCCATAGCCGTCTCTGTTCCCGCACCGGCTCTGTCCCCCGCTCCCATCGCAACTCCCTCACCCGGATTGATCTCCGCTCCTGCCTCGACGGCCTCCCCCATACCTGCCACATCGACCATGACAGTCAATTCGGGTCCTGTCCCGGCATCACCTTCTGTTCGTCGAGAAGCCCGGGAATTGGGTGTCGAAATCCGGAAAGTGACGGGAACGGGACCCCATGGACGCATCACCCTCCAGGATGTGCGAAATCATGTACGCCACTCTCTGCAACACATGCGCACTCCCATCTCTTCTGCCACCCCCTCCCTGGCCCAGGATCCAACCTTTCCCCGGCATGGACCCTTGCCAGATTTTTCCCGTTGGGGTGCCGTAACCACGGAACCCATGAGCAGCGTCCGGCGGACCACAGCCATCCATCTGGCAGCAACCTGGACCACAGTTCCCCAGGTAACCGGCCATGAACGAGCCGACATCACCGACCTGGAAGTCATGCGAAAACAAATATCCTCCCGTCTGGCCAAAGAGGGTGGCCCAACACTCACCCTGACCGCCATTCTGGTCAAGGTCGTTGCCACCGCCTTGCACCTGTTTCCCAAATTCAATGCCGCCGTGGACATGACCCGGCAGGAAGTCATCTACAAAAAATACATCCATGTCGGTATTGCCGTGGATACGCCGCATGGCCTGCTTGTCCCGGTTTTGCGGGATGCGAACCAGAAAAATTTGACCCGCATTGCCACAGAACTGGCCGATCTTTCCACTCGTGCCCAGACGCGCAAATTGAAACCTGACGACATGCAGGGCGGGTGTTTTACCCTATCCAACCTGGGCGCTCTGGGCGGGACCGGGTTCAATCCGATCATCAATTATCCGGAGGTGGCCATTCTCGGTGTTGCCCAGGGTCGGCTGGAACCGGTCTATCGTGATACTGTATTACAACCACGCCTCATGTTGCCCCTCTCCCTTTCCTATGATCATCGGCTGATCGATGGTGCCGACGGGACCCGTTTTCTGCGCTGGATCCGGGATGCCATCGAACAACCTTTATTGATGTTCGTTGAAGGGTAACATCGGATTGAGAACCTTTTGCAGTGACGATGCACTGTCCAAAGCCATGCAGGCTCTCTCACATCTGCGGCTTCTGTACCCCACCATCCTCCGTGCGGGGCGGCGTGACCGGAGTCTGTTGGACAGGCGGTGACGGTATACGTGTATCCTGGACGGCATGAGGTGCTGGAACATACTGCACGGTCGTGGGCCACAAGCGGTTGGCAGTGATCATGAGACCAAAACCGGCCAGAATCATGGCACCCAGCTTGATGACCATTCGCAGTTCCAGTTCTTTGTTGTCTCGCTTGAATCCTGTATCCATTTCCTTGAGCCGGGTATCTATTTCCTTGAACCGGATATCCATCCTGGTGTCCTGTTCCTTGAACCGGATATCCATTTTGGCGTCCTGTTCCTTGAACCTGGTCTCCATCTTGGTGTCCTGTTCCCTGAACCTGGTTTCCATCTTGGTGTCCAGTTCCTTGAACCGGGTATCCATTTTGGTGTCCAGTTCCTTGAACCGGGTATCTATTTCCTTGAACCGGATATCCATCCTGGCATCCAATTTGGCCAAATCCTCCTTGGATGCCAAGTTTTCAGTCAAGACTTCGGCCAAAAACTCGGACTGTATTTCCGCCTGGGGTGCAGCAACACCTGCATCCTTGAGACGCTTCGTATATTTCAGGGTATCAAAGGCAAGACCGGTCATGGTACATGTCCTGGCGGGTATGAGATTGAGATGACCTGCTGCGGACACTTTATCCGATTCTGTCCGGGAGTGTCCAATGGATTCTCCCTTGGTGTCCAGTCCTTGCTTGACTCCCATGCCCGGAATCGCCAGTGGACGCCCCGTGACCCGATCAGGTTCGACGAGAAACTCCCCTGTCATTCCAATTTGCGTTCCAGATAATATTTTCAAGCCCAGGACATGCGTTACTTATTACCAGGCAGGTGATCATATTATGGTCAACCTGAATGAAAAATGGAATCATAAAGTCATGAAAAACTGTTTTCGCAAGCTGAAGCACATGACCATATGGCCAGCTTTTTTTCAGCGAAACAACACCGGCTGCCATTGTTCGATGGCGAGATAAAGAGCGATCCAGGCCAGAATGATCACGATCAACCTGGGGTCCTTGAACAGAACATCGGCAGGTTCTTCGCCATAATTGTGAACCAGGACCAGGCGCAAATAGTGAAAGACAGCATAAAAGACCAGGGGCAGGGTCAGAATCTGGGTGGGGCTCTTGCCTCCCATGGCGGTAAAAAGGGCGTAGCACACCATGGTCATCACCCCGGTCGCTCCCAGAAGGATATCCAGGAAAGGCATGGAATATTTTTTCAAGACAACCCGTTGCTGGCTGACCGCGCCTGCCAGGGAGGAGAGTTCGGCGCGGCGTTTGGCGATGCCCAGGAAAAGGGTCAGAAAAAAGGTGCAGAGCAGAATCCAGGAAGTGGGCAGATCCCCCAGGATGTAAACCCCGGCCAACATCCGCAACATGAACCCCATGGCAATGGAAAGCACATCCAGCAGAGGATGGTCCTTCAACCAGAGAGAATATAATAAATTATTCAATACATACAGAAGAATGCAAACAAAGGTACCCAAATGAAGCCAGGCACTGCCGAGCAGGGCCAGGAGTGCCAACAGGGGGGCAATCAGGGCCGCATGCCAGACCGGTACCTCCCCACTCGGGATGGGCCGCAACCGCTTGTGCGGATGTACCCGGTCCCGTTCCCGATCCATGATGTCGTTGAATACATACACCGCCGACGAAGCCGCACACATCAATAAAAACACCAGCAGGACCGGCGGATAGAGCTGCCAGTTTCCGGCATGGCCACCAAACAGCACCCCCACCAGGACAAAGCTGTTTTTGACCCATTGGCGTGGCCGCAACAGGCGGATATAGGGACTCACAGTCACTCCCGGATCAGGATAACCATTTGATAAGGCGCAAGATTGCTTCCTTTCAGGATAACCATTTGACGAGGCGCAAGATGGCTTCCTTGACTGGCCGCCGATGGGCACCACCAGCTTTTTCGGCCATCAGACGGTCATAATTGTTCTGGAACCACTCAAAGCTTTCCCGGAACATTTCATCGTTGGAATAGCGTGGTTTCCATCCCATGGCCAGCAGGGGGGCAACGTCGAAATGAAACGGCTTGTGGTAGGTCAGATAGTGCCATGGAGCCAGGGGAGAGAGACGCAAGGTGTCCAGGATGCCCAACGCAGCAATCGTCAAACCTGGTGGCAAGGATTTGACTCGGGAAGCGGTCCCGGCAAAACGGATCAAATTTTCCAGGCCCTCCCGCAGGGTACCAAAACGGTCCGTACCCACGTTGTAGACGCCGGTCCGTCCGGAATCGAGGGCAATCATGTAAAAATCCATCAGATCATAAGCATGGACAAACTGGAACAGGCCGCGTCCATCACCGATGGTATAGACGGCACGACCTTCGCGGATCCATTCGAACAGGATCTGAAAAATTCCCAAACGACCATCCCCCAGAATGGTTCGCGGACGAATGACAATCAAGGGGAGTCCATGTTCCTGGCACACCTGCTGTACAGCCTGCTCGCCGGCCAGTTTGGCCCGGCCATAGATTTCCACCGGATTGAGAGGCGTCGATGCCGTGATGGGCAGCTCGGCGGGATTGCCATACAGGGCGCTGGAACTCATGTGGATAAAGGCCTTGACCCCGGCCTTGACGGCCATGGCCGCCGCCAGACGGCTTCCTTCGGTATTGACCTGCCGGAAACGATCCCCGGATTTGGTCAGGGGAACAAGTGCCACATTGTGATGGACGACATCAACACCGCGCATGGCCTGAGCCACGCCGTTCTGGTCCAAAATATCGCACCGGACAAATTCGATCTCCCGGGGCCGGGTGGTATCTTCCCAAATATCCAGGATGCGCACCTGTTCGCCACGCGCCAGCAGACGGCGGGCAATCA
It includes:
- a CDS encoding UbiA prenyltransferase family protein; this translates as MSPYIRLLRPRQWVKNSFVLVGVLFGGHAGNWQLYPPVLLVFLLMCAASSAVYVFNDIMDRERDRVHPHKRLRPIPSGEVPVWHAALIAPLLALLALLGSAWLHLGTFVCILLYVLNNLLYSLWLKDHPLLDVLSIAMGFMLRMLAGVYILGDLPTSWILLCTFFLTLFLGIAKRRAELSSLAGAVSQQRVVLKKYSMPFLDILLGATGVMTMVCYALFTAMGGKSPTQILTLPLVFYAVFHYLRLVLVHNYGEEPADVLFKDPRLIVIILAWIALYLAIEQWQPVLFR
- a CDS encoding NAD-dependent epimerase/dehydratase family protein, with amino-acid sequence MQHLITGGSGFLGNLIARRLLARGEQVRILDIWEDTTRPREIEFVRCDILDQNGVAQAMRGVDVVHHNVALVPLTKSGDRFRQVNTEGSRLAAAMAVKAGVKAFIHMSSSALYGNPAELPITASTPLNPVEIYGRAKLAGEQAVQQVCQEHGLPLIVIRPRTILGDGRLGIFQILFEWIREGRAVYTIGDGRGLFQFVHAYDLMDFYMIALDSGRTGVYNVGTDRFGTLREGLENLIRFAGTASRVKSLPPGLTIAALGILDTLRLSPLAPWHYLTYHKPFHFDVAPLLAMGWKPRYSNDEMFRESFEWFQNNYDRLMAEKAGGAHRRPVKEAILRLVKWLS
- a CDS encoding 2-oxo acid dehydrogenase subunit E2 codes for the protein MTKTFNLPELGENIHGGDLVRVTVVVGDRVTPGHPLLEIETDKAVIEVPADLTGIVTEILVQPGTKVQVGQPVLSVEITESVVTSAPGTPPVPNTAPVANAVVAPAPVAVAAPAAASSPAPVANTVVAPAPIAVSVPAPALSPAPIATPSPGLISAPASTASPIPATSTMTVNSGPVPASPSVRREARELGVEIRKVTGTGPHGRITLQDVRNHVRHSLQHMRTPISSATPSLAQDPTFPRHGPLPDFSRWGAVTTEPMSSVRRTTAIHLAATWTTVPQVTGHERADITDLEVMRKQISSRLAKEGGPTLTLTAILVKVVATALHLFPKFNAAVDMTRQEVIYKKYIHVGIAVDTPHGLLVPVLRDANQKNLTRIATELADLSTRAQTRKLKPDDMQGGCFTLSNLGALGGTGFNPIINYPEVAILGVAQGRLEPVYRDTVLQPRLMLPLSLSYDHRLIDGADGTRFLRWIRDAIEQPLLMFVEG
- a CDS encoding class I SAM-dependent methyltransferase, with amino-acid sequence MPPSFRVSRDVALPKYLEETYWWAYLHPTGVRFFERQWIVNMILWGNFVELRNAALAEIGAEIHGNTAQLACVYGDFTLEVARRLTPGATLDVVDVAPVQLENLERKLGIHPQVRLHHQDSTNLTFADASFDHVVVFFLLHEQPAEARARTVQEALRVARPGGKVIFMDYHEPSLINPFRYVMIPILTTLEPFAMEMWREEITDWIPKDMPIHGIHKETYFGGLYQKLVVIR
- a CDS encoding acetoin utilization protein AcuC; amino-acid sequence: MDTPVCVYVGDNLGRYGFGDGHPFGPQRLEAFWSEAQRQGLHLRASIQEPVQAARETIELFHKPAYVNQVARQSVTGQGYLDYGDTPAFVGVYEAASYVVGSTLDAVDKIMQGRFRRGFIPIAGLHHARPERAGGFCVFNDPGVAVMVLRHKYGLQRIAYVDIDAHHGDGVFYPFEADPDLIFADLHEDGQFLYPGTGHAHETGQGPAKGTKLNIPLPPFASDAQFFQEWPRVEALIREGRPEFIILQCGADSIDGDPITHMRYSLAPHAHAATSLCKLAEELGHGRVIGVGGGGYNLRNIGQGWSAVLQAMLETPVGSS
- the cobA gene encoding uroporphyrinogen-III C-methyltransferase, which encodes MSKPADNLEPFVACGSVALTKPAGNPDAFFPRGSVVLVGAGPGDPDLLTLGAMKVIQVADSVVYDSLVSPEIQALIPKNCEMVFAGKRGGRPSTRQADISETLVRLARENKRVVRLKGGDPFMFGRGGEEACCLVREQIPFRVIPGITAGVAGPAYAGIPITHRGINANVGFFTGHEQMEEQNTEGEATSTMDWEAIGQSFPVLVLYMAMKNIGFIAKRLIQGGRSPETPVAFIRWATTSKQATRITTLKNAQRDVVELDLKPPAIIVIGEVVNFRKSLAWFTDHTLERAADT